Below is a genomic region from Epinephelus moara isolate mb chromosome 9, YSFRI_EMoa_1.0, whole genome shotgun sequence.
gtctgtggattatcttgagtaaccaggtcatgatttctggaaagagacattgctgtatttttctggcgctttgagcaccacaagctgagtgccatctagttcaattatattggagagaaggcagacatctctatggccgatatctccaacactcagcaactcaaaccaaaacaatctagatttatAAACAgagctacaggtaagaggaaaaatatgcatttttgatttttagagtgaactgtccctttaacataaagctaaccaggagaagtttagcttagcataaagactggaaacagagggtaACAGGTAGCCTGGCTATGtccaaacatgaaaaaaatctaCCTATCAGCGCTTCTTAAGCTCACTAATTTACACGTTACTTTTGTTTGTTAATCTAGACAAAAACTaagttaaaaaaatcattttgaaaatctgTAGTTttgtgctaaactaagccaacAAAATCAGAATAGTATTGATCTTCTCCCCTGTAGTTACTCTCAGCAACAAAGGGAAACTttaataataagtaataattaTCTATCCTTAACTATAGACAGTTAAGATTCACATCCGTACAGAGTAACTGTTTTGTAACTGAGCTTTCTGCTCTTCCAGATGGGCTTCTTCAAGAGAAAATCCAGGGACTACTCAAAGGAGGACATGATGGACTGAGGTATTAAAATACCCAGCAGCAAGCAGCTCTGTGACTGACTGCTTCCAGAGCCATCAGGTCGCACAAAGTGACAGGCAGACTTTTAAACAGACAGTCGGACAGACGGAGGAGATGCCAAAAGACCCACAGACACCTCGGCGCTACGACACAGAAACGACCTGGAAAACACATTCACTGCTTCTTGTGCAGGCCTGGGTCAAATACTGTTTGCAAATACTACCCAACCTTTGTCCTTTAATGCTTTGAACACAAGGTTACAACACTGGGGCTATTCAGATGGACTCATCCACAGAGAGTGCTTAAACAGACGCTTTCTTTTAATCATATTTAGTCCTTGGCACTCACTGTGTTTGAAGTGTTTGCAAATAGCATTTGTTCTGGATCAGCTTCTTTCTTGCAgatatacaatgtacatcaagTCAGGTCAAGCAGTTCAAGAAGAGGAACCAGGAAGGAAAAAGACACCATCATTTACCAGGCATCTGCTGGCTAAGTAGCATATATCCGTGTTACATGTGGCAGTTTTACAAAATCACAAGAGCTACAATAGCTGCACTCCAGCTTTAGAGGAAAAAAGTACTCAGGTTTTTCTGTATGAAGATCAAACGTCGCCTAAGCCACCTCACATACTTCCTATGCCATTACAGCAACAATGTCCAAAGGTCCACCACTTCTGAGACGTACAATATGTGAACTTTACGTGTGTTGGAGCAGCCTGTCTGACAGCTTAGACTCTTGTTTTACAGCTTATGTGCTTGATTATTTTAATGAGACACTGTAcctttttagcattttatagcttttttttttatttggtattttttctGAGTTTTAACAGTATAACGTGGCACATCCTTAACTTCAAAATGTTGGCTTAACACACTGACCTGAACACACGATTAGTTTTAAACAAAGTGCAggctgtatattttttttatttttttacacttaTAATCTTAgttaacaattaaaaaaaaaaaaaatcttctccCGACTCCGACGTAAAATGTTTGTAATTAGTGTCACCGTGGTTActgagagatacagagagatgCGCCTTTTAAATCCAAAACTTTGATTGTACTGTAAATATACGTAAATGCTCAAAAATGTAAAGCTTAAAAATGTACATAATTGTGTTTGCTATAATTCATGTAATTTAAGAGATGTTATccgttgttttgttttttttgtgatcattGGTCAGAGAAGATGACTTTGCTCAGGTGCTATCATGAATGATGACATTAACATTTGATGTGTAAGAAAATTATCTGGCCTATCTCACAATTTTCGACGCTGATGCAAATATGtaaatattgttatattttgaTGAAAAACTGAAAGTATAATTATTCTGTGCTGAAAATGTACACGAAGATGAGGGTTTGTATCCACTACTTTGGTTTTTATTTGATTGAACGTGATGTTTCAAGCCTGAATGACTGTGTTTTGAGGCTTTCACATTATTGAGACGAGACACAACTGTAGCATATTTTGATTTCAGCCTTTTCAATTTGCAAAATGGAAGTGTGGAAATATATGTCACCATTCACCAGCAGTTGCCATTAAGGAAATGGTATTCACTGGTAGGTGGTTTGTAGTGTAGACGCACATGTACACAAAGCTTTAGGGCTCAGTATCACCCCATATCACCCCATACCTTACAAAGTTATTCTTTAGGTTTTCTGTGTTGTGTCCAGAAGTTGCACAGCTACACAATGTGTTAAAAGAGATTATATTGTATATTGGGGAGACTGGGTTTCTGCCTCTTCCTCAACTTTCCCCCTCACTGATATACAATAAAGCTGAGGGACGActgtaagaagaagaagaagaagaggaggcagCTTTTTCATACTGAAACACTCCTTAGCTCTCACTCTCCACTGTTGACATGAAGCACATGTAATAAATTGTATGTACAGAACTGTTATATGGCTACATCAGGCTTATGCACGAGGGTGGAGTCACGAGTCTCACTTTGTTCGCCTGAGGTGGTCTGGGATTGTTTTCTCAGATTTTGCACCTCTGTTGACGTCTGAGGAAGAGTAGAGCGCAAGGTGAGAGTCGTGAGCTCCACCCCAGCCTTCTACACTGCTGTGAAGTCTTCATTGTAATGCACTGGTTTGTCAGACTGTATGCGTCCTCATCAGCACAGAATTAACTGAATcttatgtacaaaaataaagactTTTTACAAAGAAATACTTGATCATCAgttcttcttttttatataataTCTAATATAAAACTGATTTTATCAAAATGTTACAGGAGCTGCTTTTAGTTAtgtcatttaaatgtaaataccTATTTCCTATGCATCTCTCACTCCTCACATTCATTGTTACATGAGAAGAGTAACtgatataaatatttttctcttGATATACATTGGCCAACACTGAGTATTCTTGCTGAAACAATAAAGATATTAATAGATTAGTTGATTGACAGGAAAGTATTATTAATTAACAGTTTTGATAATcatttatgaagaaaaaaactttgTACAAATTTCAGGATTTTGAAGTCTTTGTACTTGACTTAAATGTTACTATTTTATCCTTCTTTATTCGTCACCTCTACTTCATTTTAgagagaaatattgtacttttaactcccctgtacatttatttgacagctgtagttacttttAAGATTAAGAGTTTACATACAAAACCATAGGTGTTGATTTTGGGTGGATGCAATGGACACATTCCCCAAAAGTGCATTTTGACAAAGTTAAAGACATATAAACCATGAATTAaagcagaaaaggcacaaatcaGTGCACAATGATTCACCAGAATGAAGAACATTACATTCCTGGCAGAGGACTGTCAAACTTACTTGTTTCAGtgctgaaacaaaacctacacccttgtaTAAAACATCAGCTGAGAACATAATACAGTATTGACTAAGCTGCCACTTTATGAATAATATATACAGTGTACCTCCaccagctacaacattaaaatgctacATACACTGCATTAATGCATCATTGAAAATAAGCCAATAGTATGTAATAACACTGATAGTGCACTatataatgagtacttttacttttgaatgTACATTTTGCTGAAAGGTCAAAGAGAAAAAATGACACTGTGCAACACTCTAGGGttaatttatcattattttatgtgaAGCATTTGTACACAGGAAGAGAGTACAGGTTtctattatattttttgttatggtgttttttctttataCTTTCCCTTTTCTAACCCTGACAAATTGTCTTATTGTTGCTTTTATGTAAGTAAAAGATCCTaacacttcctccacctctggctGAGGATGTTTGCATGAAGCCCAACTTGACGCCTCTGTCGGGGTGATTTCATGTAGCAGAGCGCCCCCCAGTGTTCACCCGAAACATCTAGCGATAAGTGACACTCTGGGAGGGGAAGCAGAACAAACTGTAAGCTGCTGGCGGATCCATCTTGCTCGAAAAAGAGGCGAGAGTGAAGGCTTTTTTCAGTTTATTACCTAAAATACTGTATCGTTCCCCGTTAACCGCGCTGGGGAGCCCGAGGAGGGGCTGTGCCGCTGTTTGTAGGATGTCCCGACATGAGGGTGAGTTGATAAACAGGTCCACAGCGCCTTGGTTGGTGGCTACATTACCTGAGTAGCTAGCTCCTCGGCTAGCTTTGCTAAGTGCTTATTCAAGTCAGCCGCTTTTCGCGGCTTGTTTTCAGGCTTGTCTCAACACACGTCTGCTGTCAGCAGCTCTGGCGCACACACATCTCTTATATATTCTAATTTGAAGAAAAACGTTGTTACTTCCCATAACATGTTCGCAATGATACGGCAACATTGCGGAGCTTAGCAGCTAGCCGTTGCTAGGTACTGCGTTACCTTACATTAGCTGGGCTAGCGAGCAGGCTAATGTATGCTAACATTTGAAGTCGGTGGTGTGGCTGCGACTTAACGTTGCTTATACCGGCTCCTACAGCCTCATTAGTTGTATAGTATACGTAACATCATATCTGttatcattttttgtttttattttgggttaCGTGTTAATTTAAGAGCCCGTAGCTGTAATGTTAGCGCCATACTGTCCCGTCTGGTCACATAACCTACTGTTGTTAGCGAATGCACTGTCATCAAGAAGAAAGTCTGAGGCCTCAGACCAAAAACCAAACACTAAGTTAGCTATCTGGCAGGCTACTAGCTAGCTAGGGTTAAGTTACAGTATGTTTAACTGCAAACCAGATGGGAGTGTAAAATCGGCTCACTTCACTATCCACATAATGTTAGTTGTAGCAGGCCAGCCAGGTTATCCTGTTTAATCACCTCAGAAGTTGCTAAGGTGGTGTACAATACTAACATGAGCACTATGCAGTAAGATAGCCTCAAGAGACCAAGACTAATGCCTGGGTAACTAATTTTAAGTCGTTTAAAGTAGGACAACAAATATTGATATATATGTTTAATTGTCCTTAGTGGGCAGGCTAGCCTTTCAGATGATGACAGAGGTCTCCCAGGCAGTCAGAAATACTTGCATAAGTGGAAGAAGGGGCACAGTTTTTATACCACTCAGGTGGTCCTAGTATCTCTGTCAAACTTTGTGTGGTGCGACTAACCTTTTATCAACACATACAGCTGATATCTGCATATTGGCAGATGATTAGTTTGTTCAGGCCTGGGTTTGGTTAATAAATGAGATCTTTTCTTTGTACTGTGAAGCTTTTTGTTGCAAGATGTCAGATCAGTCTCAACAAAGGAAATTCCCGCAATACTTGCATACCTGCTATCTAATGTTTGCCAAATAAGGCATCTTTTCTCTTCAAAGGAAATGTTAGCGAGGCAAGAGTTGGAATATTGTGTGCAGTAATAACTATGATGTCTCATAGAAAATAACTGGTTGTGTTTGCAGAGTAGTGAGCCAGTGTTTGAATGTTTCTTCACTGCAATCACTTTTTCGAGAGTGGACAAGCATAGAGATGCCATTATATTTGATATGATGGCTTGTGAATAGTAATAAGCTATTTGCAGAATATAGAAACAGCTGACAATATGTCTGCTGCCTTGGTTGGCTCCGGTTTGCGTTCTCTTTCTCTTGTCAAATTTTGTCCATGTAGCCTAGAgctagataaataaaaaagcaatatGCTACCTGACAATGAGTGGACAGTGCTATAAATGAGTAACAAACACTgtaatgaatgtgtttgtggtaTGCCCTCTGAGCTGCGTCTTTGAGACCTTTCATGTAAAGCTCACTGGAATGTCAGAGTTCTTCATTACTGGCACTTGTGGGTTGGTGCCACTCCAAAACACATGCTCATGTAAGTGAGACTGGCCTGCAGATAGACATTGCTTTCTCACAGTCAGTCCTTCAGACAGACTTATAAGGAATTTGTAACTTTATTGTGAGGTCCACATATTTGATTTTTACACTCCTCTATTCTCTTTTTGCAGGTGTGAGCTGTGATGCATGTTTAAAAGGGAACTTTAGAGGACGACGGTTCAAGTGTTTAATTTGCTACGACTACGACCTGTGCGCATCGTGCTACGAGAGCGGAGCCACAACAACAAGACACACCACAGAGCACCCCATGCAGTGTATATTAACCAGGGTAGACTATGGTAAGGACCTGTTTGAAAGCCAGGTGGCTGAGCATACAACAAATTCATCATGCCATGATTATTTTACTCCTTCACTGTAGCATACTGTGTCATCACAAATCATTCGCCatgatattaataattaaattattgaTTGGCAAATAATAATGATTGCTCTGTGTACTGTGTTTTTGCAGACTTGTATTATGGAGGAGACACCTTTTCAGTAGAGCAACCCCAGTCATTCACATGTCCTTACTGTGGCAAGATGGGCTTCACGGAGACGTCCCTTCAGGAGCATGTCACCTCAGAGCATGCAGAGACTTCCACAGAGGTGGTGAGTACACAACACATATTAAGGGAGCGTGGCACAAGGTTACGGGTTCAGTCATTTTGTGAATTTGTCATCAATATATCTCAATTGTTTCAAATGTTGTCTATGTGGCTGTAAGCAGCTCCAGCAGCCTAGTTTATATCTGCCATCCACTGACGTACTTTATATCGTAGTCATTGGACTGTGCTGTTGCTGTCCAGCTCTGCACTTCTGTCAGCTAAAATGACTTCCAAGAAAGTACAAGCAGAAGACATTTATGGATTACTTGTTGTCAGAGCAGGATTTTTATGAGCGTTGTCCACTGCTGAGTAAACTGAGCAAAGGCAAGGCAGAGGGTCAGACAGCTGCTGACAGTGCTGACATCTACCTGGTTGGTCTACCAGCAGTGACGGGGGAGAAAAGAGAGCCTTGCAGTCCACAGCTAAAGCCAACTAGTAGTATTTGTGCTCCAGCTGACCACCTGCACCAATTGAAGCCAGGTCACTGTGCTGTGGAGAGTTCCCCTGAGGATTGTTTTGTTGGATTTTGTTGCAGATACCACAGCAGAGAGTGTCATTGCGTTAAGTGAGGGGTTTTGATGGATAATGTCGCCACTATTCTATACTGTCTGTGAgtccacaaaatgaccaaaatcaACAATTATTCCATCTCTCAGTGTTACACAACTTGCCAGCCCTGTCTGTGCACTGAACCCGAAGCCCATTCGTTCCTAACGagcattaaatattttaaatctgCTCATAAATAGTATATCGTTTGACTTTTTTGAACAGCTAAGTAATTTCCTGAAACAGCTGGCGACTGTAGTTTTTAGAAAATGTTGCTCAAACAAGAGTAAATTGTGCATTTGTTTGGGGCTATTTTTAGCTGTAGATTAATTTGTGCACATTTGGTGCGCTAatgagtatttacagcagcagtatggtgtatgtgggattgGCTCAAAATAAAGCACAGTGACCATATTTATCATAATGAAGATGCAAGTCAGCCAGTACAACAGTGTGCCTCATTGATGTGATTCTAATAGTTTTTAGACATCAGTGGGCAGTGGAATAAGATATTCGGTCATTGTCAATAAGGAAAATGTAGGACAGTGCTATTCTTGTCTTTTAAATAGTTTTCACAGATGAACCAGAACATAACATGGTGCCAGTTAAACAGTTAAAGAGGAATTTTTTCTGtaacctgttgctgtgtctgtATACGTATATGGCACAGGGTGTCATTTGCTGGGGTCATATGTGAGAATTTGATGCACAGTAGACACTGTTTCGTACAATACGTGCTCCGATACAGCTGTAATGGACTCATTTTTACGGTGAAATTTTCTGTATGAATTTAGTTTTAtggtctgcagtgtgtgtgcagacgaCACAGCAGTGCTGCTTCTACACCTTTCTTTCCCATGTGTTTGATTTAGGACTGCAACTAATAATTACTTCAGTTATAGATTTATCTGCTGCTTATTTTCTCAATGTCAGGAAACAATGAAAAATTACTGTTATAATTTCCAACAGCCCACGGTGATGTTTTCAGatggtgtgttttatttgtccaaCAGTCCAGAACCCAACggtattcagtttactgttgtATATGACAAAGAAATGCTGGAGCTAGAGAAAGTTTGGCATCTTGTTCGGAAATTGGTGTTTAGCCAACTACTAAAAtttttgcagattcattttcaGGCGATCAGCTAATCAGTTAAATGATCAATCTTAAACCCCAagcaaactgacatcaaagaactactGGCGACAAGGGCCAACCATTGCTGCATGTTGCTTTTGTCGGATGCTGAGAAGCCTTGATGTTGGAGCCTGGCCTTGAAGAGAGcgtcactttcagttcagttttaaatagtaacgTTTTAGCAAAAAATGCACGTGTTTGTTGAGTACTGAGCAAACGACTGCagaaatgagacttggattatactgcatgacttgtgtgagagtttttaaacagacattttgatatagtttttatGTTGTTAAACTTTATCCCCAATCAAAATTTTCCATTTTCCGTGGATGTATGTGAGAAAACAGTTTTCCTCAtcattcaaggtaacacagcttGACTGATCAATATACAAATGgacattttgtgggtgaagtatttctttaaggcATTCTTAAGTCAAAATTGCTCAGCCGATAAACATGTCGTCATTGTCCCATGTTTAATCTGAATTTCATATTGGTACATTAAGCGTTTACTCATGGCCACCCATTTagtcttaaaggggaactccactaATTTtgcacatcaaagtctgtttacagttcTTTGGGAGACCAACTGTACATAAGGGAAAAAAGCTGTATACAGTTTTTTGGGCCTCCAGAGGGAGTCATGTAAAGTTGATAATtgtcctcaagtgatgtcaccagAGTCAGCAGCGCTTGGGGCCGAGGACTGcaaatttgaaaacaaaaaaatatctggGGGTGGacctgctcctcatctctgctcgTAACTACATTATCTTGAATCTCTGACTGAactgttgcattgtgggtattgTGGGCACCAGTTTTTGACAAGGAATTTGTGAAATATAAAAGATGGCAAAAAGATTGTTCTGTTGCATCGGTTTTGatccttgtttttattgttcatCGTGAGTCTGATAGTGTTATAGGAGACTTAGGAGTGCAATGCTAACTCAGTGGATTACTCTTTTAACTCATTTCATTGGTTATTATTTAAACAGCCCTGCAGTCTGAACTTTAAGTAAGTATGTACAATGGCTGCTCTCAGATGTGCCACTGGTTACGATGCTGCAACATTTGAAGAGGGTAAAACTGCACTCTAAAAAGATAGTAACAGTGTTGCTTAGtactttcattttgtttcattgttGGGTGGTGGacacaacattttgtttttggaaaaaatatCTCAAACAGAAACCCCTCTTACTCTCTCATTTCAGATTTGTCCAATATGTGCTGCCTTGCCAGGAGGGGATCCCAACCACGTCACAGATGACTTTACAGCTCACCTCACACTTGAACACAGAGCGCCAAGAGATTTAATATCCTTCCTGTGTCACCACACACTAGTGTCTACATAAAGATGTTTtcatatgttttaaataaatactaataCTATACTTTGTGTGACATTACTGTATTGACCCTTAACAATCCTTGTTTACGATGAGTCCAGCAGTGTTCGACATGTACGCAGGATGTTCCACCCTGGACGAGGACTGGGAGGTGCCAGAGCACGACGGACAAATATGCACTTTACTAGCGGCTCCACAGGGGGACTTTCATCCTCCTCATCACAGAGCTCCACTTACACCCCCAGTAATAGAGAAGCAATGGACCCAATTGCAGGTGAGAAGCAAGCGTATACAGGTGTACTCTGCAGGTTATACTCCTCACCCTGAAGTAGAGTTGTATTATTTACTGGTACCCTCTGTTGGTAAAAACTTATCACATACCATCAAACCCTTGTATTTTATGACCGATAAACATCCATTTCCAATCTACAGGTCAACATGAACTTTTTTGaccacttgtgtttttttattaaccGTATATGATCTCTCATCAGTATTATTTGCCATACATTAagtttttgtggtgttgttTTAGAAGGATGATCAAGTGTGAACAAGTTAACAATAGTACAAAGTTTATACTTACCGGTACGTCAAAAAGCTCAGTATTATCCAAAATGGCTATTTTTCCCTCAGCTAACCAACAAGTATAACTTTTGCCAAAAACAAATTGCCTTTTTGGACATATTTTATGGTGGCCTTCAAGGACAAAATTATTGCTCTTTGGTTTTGGCTAAACTAGATTTTCATAGACTAAAACTATACTAAAATATTTAAGATTTTCTTTGATTGCAAAAGACTAAAATGCCCAGATTTTTAGTccacaaaaaaatcagtaaaaaaaaaacaggatgagGTTGACTAGAAATGATACATACTAACCAGGACATTTGACATAATTAAGActtaacaaaatttaaaaaaaagaatacttgACAAAATTAACACTAGTTGTGTCAGTATAATTTATTGTTCTATGTTGGTGTGTTGTGCACATTTAACTTGTAGTCACATTTTTTGAACAAAATTTTATCTTATTCCAcaggaaaaatgtatttctttagCTCTGAGCTGCTCCCAGTAACCAAGCGTAGGCTGCCTTGGTGCAAATTGTGTCTTTGAAGAGGGAGAGTGGAATATGTTGCACATGTTTCCTGCCAATAAATACACAGTTGTCAAGTCATGGTACTTTTTCCTCCCCTCTTAACTTTAAGACTTAGTGTACGAGGTTGTTAAGAATAGTTagagaaataaataatgttacATAATAAACAGAGGGCTTCAAATAGACCCCATGATTGATATCGACTGATAACTGCTTCCAGTGTTCAGTAATCGGCCCCAAAAATCCTAACCAGAGCACCCTTTAAACCAAAATTTACTGGGTTAAGACAGTCTCTGTCAAACAAAGTCCGGCAAACAGTCAGGAATATTTCAAGTAATCTACGTTGTATGGTCTCTGATGTTTTCTTCCCTTAACTTTCGAAACTATGATGCCTGGTCATAGTCCTAGCAGGTTTTTGTAAAATCACATTGGTCACTTGCTGGCCTTTTTTCTGTCCTTCATATCTTCTTACAGATATCTACTTGTCTTTTGAAATCATGATTTATTTAGAGATTGCAAACAGTGATGCctgttctttgttgtgtctCCTGCAGAGTTGTTGTCTCAGCTGTCAGGTGTGCGACGTGCAACAGGGGGACAAATAAACTCGTCAGGGCCTTCGGCCTCACAGCTCCAGCAGCTTCAGATGCAACTGCAGTTGGAGAGGCAGCAGGCTCAGGCAGCACGACAGCAAGTGGAGACGGGTCGCCACGCGACACGACGCAGCAACAACCCGGGCAACACCGGCACCGCCATCCCTCCACCCAGCACAGCAACTGCCAACACTGCCACCGTGGGTGAAAACAACCCCTCATCCTCGTCCCACAGCTCCCAGTTTCTATTAGCACGGTGAGTGTGGCCAGTTGTTCTTTCTTGttctttgatattttgatattaCATGGTTGTTTTGCTAGTATAGCTGCACTCTTCTATCATTAGTTGTCAGAAATAGTCAGGGCTCAGACAAGTGAAATGCCTCATGCAGTTGTCTCATCAGGCAgcttaaaaataaatgtgatgaattgtctgaaaacaaactgcatACTGTATCACTGAAGTGGAGTATGGCATCAGATTTATGCCATATATTGCAAGCGCGATAAAACATGCTCATGAGCAAATTACATTAGTTCACACAAGCAGTTATTTACTGTACTTGCTTGATTTAAGTCTCACGCAATAATTTCACAACCGAGAGTTGTACAGGCAGCTGCGAGCGAGGAACAAATCATGATACCTGCATGTATACAGCTAAGCAACAAGCACACAGAGCGGCCATCACGTGCCACGTTGTCAAAGTTGAGTCGTACTCATCTAAATCAACCTTGCTTTTTACAATTTGAGGGGGAAACCAAGGGAGGCCCTGGACTTCTTATGATTGGTCACTCTAAACACAAACGCAACCACACAGATCTCTTTGTACCTTAATTGACAGCTGTAGTTATAGGAAGCCCTGGGTGTTGGTATGGCAGAAGAAACAGAGTGTCTGTCCTTACTGACAATGattttgctctctttttttttttgacaatttgttgacaataagaaaaatgaaGAATAGAAATAGTCTTTTCCTcttaagatgattttttttaacacaatttCAGACACTTGAGCACATCTTTAGGTGCAAATATACAACATACAGAAGTTTTTCTGTGGTTAAATTCAATCTCCAAGTTACAGAAGGCCAAAAAGTTGAAACCAGTGTGAGAGCTTGGAAGACATTCATAGTTCTTTACAATATTATTAGCTGTTCCTTTGTTCTCTCCATAAGTTTCATTCTTTTAAGGACCCCtgttcaaatgtcttgttttgtccagaGCCCGAATATCTTTAGTTTACTGTCATGTAGGAGCAAAGGACCCAGaatatattcacatttaagaagctggaatcagaaaatttttactttttcataaaaaaattacacaaacCAATTAATTTCTTTCAGACTGGATGATGTTTTATAGTTCACAACTGATGGATTAATCATTGAAGGTCTATGTGCCAGCAGTTAATCCTGTTAGTGATCACTGTCAACACAATGAGCAGTTTCTCTTGACTCTGAAGTTAAGCTCGTCCTCCTCAGTGTCACAGCTTAACACAGGAAATTGACTCGCATATGCTTCCTGTCTGTTGTTTCAGTTGTATTTAGGGTAGAGAACAGTTTAACTTGAACTGTGTGACCTGTTTGtatttaaaggcgctgtatgtgagaatgtggccaaaatggttactgcactcaaattcaaaatactgccgcgagtcgtgtccgccccccctcccttacagattcgaggttgctgctctgtgctga
It encodes:
- the kcmf1 gene encoding E3 ubiquitin-protein ligase KCMF1, with amino-acid sequence MSRHEGVSCDACLKGNFRGRRFKCLICYDYDLCASCYESGATTTRHTTEHPMQCILTRVDYDLYYGGDTFSVEQPQSFTCPYCGKMGFTETSLQEHVTSEHAETSTEVICPICAALPGGDPNHVTDDFTAHLTLEHRAPRDLDESSSVRHVRRMFHPGRGLGGARARRTNMHFTSGSTGGLSSSSSQSSTYTPSNREAMDPIAELLSQLSGVRRATGGQINSSGPSASQLQQLQMQLQLERQQAQAARQQVETGRHATRRSNNPGNTGTAIPPPSTATANTATVGENNPSSSSHSSQFLLARLNEPKMSEAERQFLEGERADRSLFVQELLLSTLMHEESSSSDEDERRDFADFGAMGCVDIMPLDVALENLQLRESSSTGKEPPPPPL